A window of Candidatus Methylomirabilis sp. genomic DNA:
TCGTGGGGAGGCACACGCTCGCCGACCTCAAGCGCCTGGACGCGGGGTCCTGGTTCGGTGCCCGCTTCGCCGGGACCGCCATCCCGACCCTGGAAGAGGTGGTGACGCTCGCGCGTGGGCGCGCCCGCCTCTTCGTGGAGCTCAAGGCCGGGAGCGACTTCTACCCCGGCATCGAGGGGGCCGTGGTCCGCCG
This region includes:
- a CDS encoding glycerophosphodiester phosphodiesterase family protein; translated protein: MGQVLNIAHRGASADAPENTLPAFEAALAAGADALELDVHLAADGAIVVIHDITLARTTSGRGFVGRHTLADLKRLDAGSWFGARFAGTAIPTLEEVVTLARGRARLFVELKAGSDFYPGIEGAVVRR